One window of Triplophysa rosa linkage group LG10, Trosa_1v2, whole genome shotgun sequence genomic DNA carries:
- the nhsl1a gene encoding NHS-like protein 1 isoform X4: MSWLEMWGEKNFLRSRGECVEGKTRPVPRAFSALGLSSRSEQRGRFFPCHREQLDTDEDYDEWVYAPLRCRAVSSLDEESKWSVHYTAPWHQQENVFLPGSRPNCVEDLHRQAKVNLKTVLRGQIPKIYSDLKSNIECDKLRKDGFRSSQNYSQSPAFSSSSLCESVHLDEEKTEKKNKGSESLAEEEKLVYSMPPQTPLLEHAYDMNIQNSWTNCLPLPTPEEKMRLQAQTVAADFIPINITGENFDRQASFRRSLANTDTIIRRSKRVQRRKTITGVPDNIQTELANKEPDDSRTQSLGMADQYSSLCRAGSVNSTLRCLDTRDFSCQTEEMKIVPPSVRRIRAQRGHGIAAQMANVSPSSSSSISTMSDCNSISYTQLNGSDQSFHSLPRQGARISHQHCEPKNSSTPYRVNSGSTSSLPYQLDMQHGSSASLHMLPNSKSNTLNGPKSGVFQNDHLNASPSYPGSGQNSSLTLFSLSDASQKYVLSGQDIQLAYSSAQLFGSADASSAVSSCYESTTSLCTGISTETESQCSTLDGRNRSHNCVRRDSNVSESSNQSCSTLTTDQWTYKVPPKDQLTSSCSSPVSHIYNSQEHSPSKTDTSSLLSMDNDGYYTSMHLDSGLKSHSHGCINKAANARHSMYECKDHHSQGDRASLHSNRSLTRSISLRKAKRPPLPPARTDSLRRKPQRKPHHTGTVLSEQLISSLQQSLELNLQTHSASLSGQAPCSGFEDPWVLRPRSQSTVSATSSGMSAPAAVCPVTPTHSDSSSQPSDYAESWDFYMDCPGPRSVQGLYSQMMRSAGSEENPGVMSNGSYNNGFPSAHCNDNGIKLKPVSSPDKIHRLTSPSSGYSSQSNTPTAGTPVTSLIRAKSPAGRPKPKVPERKSSLLSSVSSSSTSLSSNTSDSIKNIPPPLPDITSQCVTPGPTSKTLTATTKDSTPPPLPDVSSASEENSPSHSSPPEMCESLLNDSLDFTPPPPKVSESLSLNDGTINTPLLSPKPSSCIPTPPPPPPPPPLPEGLQTAAICKTETSCKSSKCKSTVPVEIEKGLDCTEDSQRPQRPKITAQALQMVHLRPVKLKHIESIFTTVSVKRIDGQAQRDSQKRSGKSLKKETAKQTVTANCEAENPVKISESSVNKCMQNLLEASSCSLTPGPDDYFNNTKTCQNVPTPMEFPEPFSTSYDLTFHEIQQCTNSSPTPQSTLLKQKPPISPKKPNLSLIIPPNNNVSVSNGLQLQQAQETEVTPEPDVVNGTFSTNIINLQEFPLELEAEEESDSGSSTPVVKSRLSLSSELSSSSLQDLELSDLILHDHEFELNDLGLSDDKSTSDDGSSSSSGSISFKEENEDNGAGFDSSVESSPAENAKGGSVEEMVTPVRHRTTEDLFAAIHRSKRKVLGRGDSEEERGRNIPPSPPITPTGSCPSLPSLPRQTSSIQRNLRRSSTSNDSFKALLLKKGSRSESSFRMSASEILKCTDPRVQRAPESPQSDGLCTSPTRTRRAAEEWARTEGTLHRLSAGQTCLKYGRSRTPPSAASSRYNTRSHIPNRPMTAISEREGEVAESQDCCIGTDSSFTLPLSSSGTVCAQGST; this comes from the exons CGGTATCGAGTCTAGATGAGGAGAGCAAGTGGTCGGTGCACTACACAGCCCCCTGGCACCAACAGGAGAACGTCTTCCTGCCAGGCAGCCGACCAAACTGCGTGGAGGACCTTCACCGGCAGGCCAAAGTCAACCTGAAAACAGTCCTCAGAGGTCAGATACCGAAGATCTACTCTGATCTTAAATCAAATATag AGTGCGACAAGCTCAGGAAAGATGGTTTCCGCAGCTCCCAGAACTACTCGCAAAGCCCCGCTTTCTCCTCAAGCAGCCTATGTGAAAGTGTGCACCTGGACGAGGAGAAGACGGAGAAGAAAAATAAG GGTTCAGAGTCGCTTGCCGAGGAGGAAAAGCTTGTATACTCGATGCCACCTCAGACACCTCTGCTGGAACATGCCTATGACATGAACATCCAAAACAGCTGGACCAACTGTCTGCCTTTACCCACACCAGAGGAGAAGATGCGGCTACAGGCCCAGACGGTTGCCGCTGATTTTATTCCCATAAACATCACAG GTGAAAATTTTGATCGCCAAGCCAGCTTCCGTCGTTCCCTAGCAAACACTGATACTATAATACGAAGATCCAAGAGGGTGCAAAGACGAAAGACAATAACAGGCGTTCCTGACAACATCCAGACAGAACTAG CAAATAAAGAACCAGATGACTCCAGAACTCAGTCCCTGGGTATGGCAGATCAGTACTCTTCCCTCTGTCGAGCAGGAAGCGTAAACTCCACGCTGAGATGCTTGGATACCCGTGACTTTAGTTGTCAAACAGAAGAGATGAAGATTGTTCCTCCCTCAGTACGCAGAATCAGAGCACAAAGAGGCCATGGAATCGCTGCCCAAATGGCCAATGTATCCCCCTCCTCCTCAAGCAGTATTTCCACCATGAGTGATTGTAATAGCATTAGCTACACTCAACTTAATGGCAGTGATCAGAGCTTTCACAGTTTGCCACGACAAGGTGCTCGCATTTCACATCAGCATTGTGAACCTAAGAACAGCAGCACCCCCTACAGGGTGAATTCTGGCTCTACAAGCTCCTTGCCTTATCAGCTCGACATGCAGCATGGTTCTTCAGCATCCCTGCATATGCTGCCGAATTCCAAAAGCAATACATTAAACGGCCCTAAATCTGGTGTATTCCAAAACGACCATCTTAATGCAAGCCCAAGTTACCCAGGCTCTGGCCAAAATAGCAGCCTGACCTTATTCAGTCTCAGTGATGCATCACAGAAGTACGTTCTTTCAGGACAAGACATCCAATTAGCATATTCCTCAGCCCAGTTGTTCGGTTCTGCCGATGCCTCATCCGCTGTCTCCTCCTGTTACGAATCCACCACTTCCCTGTGCACAGGGATCAGTACAGAGACCGAGTCCCAGTGCAGCACGCTTGATGGCAGAAACCGCAGTCATAACTGCGTTCGTAGGGATTCCAATGTCTCCGAGAGCAGTAATCAAAGCTGTAGCACACTAACTACTGACCAATGGACATACAAAGTTCCTCCAAAGGATCAGCTTACCTCAAGTTGCTCCTCACCTGTCAGTCACATATACAACAGTCAGGAACATTCTCCAAGCAAGACAGACACAAGCTCATTGCTCTCAATGGACAACGACGGGTATTACACCTCCATGCATCTGGACTCCGGATTGAAGTCACACAGCCACGGCTGCATCAATAAAGCAGCAAACGCAAGGCACAGTATGTACGAGTGCAAGGACCACCACAGTCAAGGCGATCGTGCAAGTCTGCATAGCAATCGGTCGCTGACTCGCAGCATTTCCCTGCGGAAAGCCAAGAGGCCTCCGCTCCCACCAGCAAGGACAGACTCCTTAAGACGCAAACCCCAGAGAAAGCCTCATCACACTGGAACAGTCCTTAGCGAGCAATTGATCTCCAGCCTTCAACAGTCCTTAGAACTCAACCTGCAAACTCACAGTGCATCCTTGTCCGGACAAGCCCCCTGCAGTGGGTTTGAAGATCCTTGGGTGCTCCGGCCCAGAAGCCAGAGCACTGTCAGCGCAACGAGTAGTGGGATGTCGGCACCTGCTGCCGTGTGTCCGGTCACGCCTACACACAGTGACAGCAGCAGTCAGCCCTCAGACTATGCTGAGTCATGGGACTTCTACATGGATTGCCCAGGTCCCCGATCCGTGCAAGGTCTGTATTCTCAAATGATGAGATCTGCAGGTTCTGAGGAAAATCCAGGGGTCATGAGCAACGGATCATACAACAATGGATTCCCATCAGCACACTGCAATGATAACGGGATTAAGTTGAAACCAGTGTCATCACCTGACAAGATTCATCGTTTGACTTCACCATCGAGCGGTTATTCAAGCCAGTCCAACACTCCAACAGCAGGCACCCCTGTTACTTCTTTAATAAGAGCAAAGTCTCCAGCAGGGAGGCCAAAACCAAAAGTGCCAGAGAGAAAGTCCTCCCTGTTATCTTCTGTGTCCTCCTCCTCCACATCTCTTTCCTCCAACACCTCAGATTCCATTAAGAATATCCCTCCACCTCTACCTGACATAACTTCTCAATGTGTGACACCTGGCCCCACTTCCAAAACTCTTACAGCTACCACAAAAGACTCAACCCCACCTCCTCTTCCTGATGTATCGTCTGCTTCTGAAGAGAATTCACCTTCACATTCATCCCCACCTGAAATGTGTGAAAGCCTCCTTAATGACTCTCTAGATTTCACCCCTCCTCCACCAAAGGTTTCTGAATCTCTGTCATTGAATGATGGTACAATTAACACCCCACTTCTTTCTCCCAAGCCCTCATCATGCATTCCCACTCCTCCTCCCCCTCCACCGCCTCCGCCGTTACCAGAGGGTCTTCAAACAGCTGCCATTTGTAAAACAGAAACTTCTTGTAAATCatctaaatgtaaatctacagtgCCTGTGGAGATTGAAAAGGGACTTGATTGTACCGAAGACTCGCAGAGGCCTCAGAGACCAAAAATCACTGCCCAAGCTCTGCAGATGGTGCACCTACGACCTGTCAAGCTCAAACATattgaaagtatttttacaacAGTCAGTGTTAAACGTATTGATGGCCAAGCACAACGTGACTCTCAAAAACGCTCAGGGAAATCCCTGAAAAAGGAGACTGCAAAGCAAACAGTCACTGCTAATTGTGAAGCTGAAAATCCTGTGAAAATCTCTGAATCATCAGTGAACAAATGTATGCAAAATCTCCTTGAAGCATCATCCTGTTCATTAACCCCAGGCCCAGATGACTATTTCAACAATACTAAAACTTGCCAGAATGTTCCAACACCCATGGAATTTCCAGAGCCTTTTAGCACATCTTATGATTTAACTTTTCATGAGATTCAGCAGTGCACAAACTCCTCACCTACACCACAAAGTACTCTCTTGAAACAAAAGCCTCCTATATCTCCAAAGAAGCCCAATCTCTCCCTTATTATTCCACCTAACAATAACGTATCAGTCTCTAATGGACTCCAGCTTCAACAGGCTCAAGAAACAGAAGTGACCCCTGAGCCAGACGTAGTGAATGGTACATTCTCCACAAATATAATTAATTTGCAAGAGTTCCCATTAGAGCTGGAGGCAGAGGAAGAAAGTGACTCAGGCTCCTCGACCCCTGTGGTCAAAAGCAGACTGTCTCTCAGTAGTGAATTGTCATCAAGCAgtttgcaagacctggaactCTCTGATCTCATTCTGCATGATCATGAGTTTGAACTGAACGACTTGGGGCTCAGTGATGATAAAAGCACATCAGATGATGGTTCAAGCAGCAGCTCGGGATCCATCAGCTTTAAAGAGGAAAATGAAGACAACG GTGCTGGGTTCGACTCGAGCGTGGAAAGCTCACCGGCTGAGAACGCTAAAGGAGGGTCTGTGGAGGAGATGGTGACGCCTGTTCGTCACCGAACTACAGAGGATCTTTTTGCTGCCATTCATAG GTCAAAGAGGAAGGTTCTGGGCCGTGGTGACTCTGAGGAGGAGCGCGGTCGTAATATCCCCCCCTCCCCGCCCATTACCCCAACCGGCTCCTGTCCCAGCCTGCCCTCCTTGCCTCGACAGACTAGCTCCATTCAGCGCAACCTGCGTCGGTCGTCCACCAGCAACGACAGCTTCAAAGCTCTGCTGCTCAAGAAGGGCAGCCGCTCCGAGTCGAGCTTCCGAATGTCGGCTTCTGAGATTCTCAAATGCACAGATCCCCGTGTTCAAAGGGCCCCTGAGTCCCCACAATCTGATGGCCTGTGTACCTCTCCGACACGCACCAGGAGGGCGGCAGAGGAATGGGCACGTACTGAAGGTACCCTTCACCGTCTGTCCGCCGGACAAACGTGCTTGAAATACGGGCGCTCGCGCACACCGCCCTCCGCAGCCAGCAGCCGGTACAATACCCGTAGTCACATTCCCAACAGGCCAATGACTGCCATCTctgaaagagagggagaggtgGCAGAGTCACAGGACTGCTGCATCGGTACCGACAGTTCTTTCACGCTGCCGCTGTCCTCCAGCGGTACAGTCTGTGCTCAAGGCAGCACTTAA
- the nhsl1a gene encoding NHS-like protein 1 isoform X1 encodes MPFYKRTVKSRCLCRLTKEGLEVGAGACGVFNRDLFPSLDDVNCKALINILHQLSDLSHHACSIFQELQTEAAAVVSKASALQYRLDSLQETVADLNHKRIKIPVSSLDEESKWSVHYTAPWHQQENVFLPGSRPNCVEDLHRQAKVNLKTVLRGQIPKIYSDLKSNIECDKLRKDGFRSSQNYSQSPAFSSSSLCESVHLDEEKTEKKNKGSESLAEEEKLVYSMPPQTPLLEHAYDMNIQNSWTNCLPLPTPEEKMRLQAQTVAADFIPINITGENFDRQASFRRSLANTDTIIRRSKRVQRRKTITGVPDNIQTELANKEPDDSRTQSLGMADQYSSLCRAGSVNSTLRCLDTRDFSCQTEEMKIVPPSVRRIRAQRGHGIAAQMANVSPSSSSSISTMSDCNSISYTQLNGSDQSFHSLPRQGARISHQHCEPKNSSTPYRVNSGSTSSLPYQLDMQHGSSASLHMLPNSKSNTLNGPKSGVFQNDHLNASPSYPGSGQNSSLTLFSLSDASQKYVLSGQDIQLAYSSAQLFGSADASSAVSSCYESTTSLCTGISTETESQCSTLDGRNRSHNCVRRDSNVSESSNQSCSTLTTDQWTYKVPPKDQLTSSCSSPVSHIYNSQEHSPSKTDTSSLLSMDNDGYYTSMHLDSGLKSHSHGCINKAANARHSMYECKDHHSQGDRASLHSNRSLTRSISLRKAKRPPLPPARTDSLRRKPQRKPHHTGTVLSEQLISSLQQSLELNLQTHSASLSGQAPCSGFEDPWVLRPRSQSTVSATSSGMSAPAAVCPVTPTHSDSSSQPSDYAESWDFYMDCPGPRSVQGLYSQMMRSAGSEENPGVMSNGSYNNGFPSAHCNDNGIKLKPVSSPDKIHRLTSPSSGYSSQSNTPTAGTPVTSLIRAKSPAGRPKPKVPERKSSLLSSVSSSSTSLSSNTSDSIKNIPPPLPDITSQCVTPGPTSKTLTATTKDSTPPPLPDVSSASEENSPSHSSPPEMCESLLNDSLDFTPPPPKVSESLSLNDGTINTPLLSPKPSSCIPTPPPPPPPPPLPEGLQTAAICKTETSCKSSKCKSTVPVEIEKGLDCTEDSQRPQRPKITAQALQMVHLRPVKLKHIESIFTTVSVKRIDGQAQRDSQKRSGKSLKKETAKQTVTANCEAENPVKISESSVNKCMQNLLEASSCSLTPGPDDYFNNTKTCQNVPTPMEFPEPFSTSYDLTFHEIQQCTNSSPTPQSTLLKQKPPISPKKPNLSLIIPPNNNVSVSNGLQLQQAQETEVTPEPDVVNGTFSTNIINLQEFPLELEAEEESDSGSSTPVVKSRLSLSSELSSSSLQDLELSDLILHDHEFELNDLGLSDDKSTSDDGSSSSSGSISFKEENEDNGAGFDSSVESSPAENAKGGSVEEMVTPVRHRTTEDLFAAIHRSKRKVLGRGDSEEERGRNIPPSPPITPTGSCPSLPSLPRQTSSIQRNLRRSSTSNDSFKALLLKKGSRSESSFRMSASEILKCTDPRVQRAPESPQSDGLCTSPTRTRRAAEEWARTEGTLHRLSAGQTCLKYGRSRTPPSAASSRYNTRSHIPNRPMTAISEREGEVAESQDCCIGTDSSFTLPLSSSGTVCAQGST; translated from the exons CGGTATCGAGTCTAGATGAGGAGAGCAAGTGGTCGGTGCACTACACAGCCCCCTGGCACCAACAGGAGAACGTCTTCCTGCCAGGCAGCCGACCAAACTGCGTGGAGGACCTTCACCGGCAGGCCAAAGTCAACCTGAAAACAGTCCTCAGAGGTCAGATACCGAAGATCTACTCTGATCTTAAATCAAATATag AGTGCGACAAGCTCAGGAAAGATGGTTTCCGCAGCTCCCAGAACTACTCGCAAAGCCCCGCTTTCTCCTCAAGCAGCCTATGTGAAAGTGTGCACCTGGACGAGGAGAAGACGGAGAAGAAAAATAAG GGTTCAGAGTCGCTTGCCGAGGAGGAAAAGCTTGTATACTCGATGCCACCTCAGACACCTCTGCTGGAACATGCCTATGACATGAACATCCAAAACAGCTGGACCAACTGTCTGCCTTTACCCACACCAGAGGAGAAGATGCGGCTACAGGCCCAGACGGTTGCCGCTGATTTTATTCCCATAAACATCACAG GTGAAAATTTTGATCGCCAAGCCAGCTTCCGTCGTTCCCTAGCAAACACTGATACTATAATACGAAGATCCAAGAGGGTGCAAAGACGAAAGACAATAACAGGCGTTCCTGACAACATCCAGACAGAACTAG CAAATAAAGAACCAGATGACTCCAGAACTCAGTCCCTGGGTATGGCAGATCAGTACTCTTCCCTCTGTCGAGCAGGAAGCGTAAACTCCACGCTGAGATGCTTGGATACCCGTGACTTTAGTTGTCAAACAGAAGAGATGAAGATTGTTCCTCCCTCAGTACGCAGAATCAGAGCACAAAGAGGCCATGGAATCGCTGCCCAAATGGCCAATGTATCCCCCTCCTCCTCAAGCAGTATTTCCACCATGAGTGATTGTAATAGCATTAGCTACACTCAACTTAATGGCAGTGATCAGAGCTTTCACAGTTTGCCACGACAAGGTGCTCGCATTTCACATCAGCATTGTGAACCTAAGAACAGCAGCACCCCCTACAGGGTGAATTCTGGCTCTACAAGCTCCTTGCCTTATCAGCTCGACATGCAGCATGGTTCTTCAGCATCCCTGCATATGCTGCCGAATTCCAAAAGCAATACATTAAACGGCCCTAAATCTGGTGTATTCCAAAACGACCATCTTAATGCAAGCCCAAGTTACCCAGGCTCTGGCCAAAATAGCAGCCTGACCTTATTCAGTCTCAGTGATGCATCACAGAAGTACGTTCTTTCAGGACAAGACATCCAATTAGCATATTCCTCAGCCCAGTTGTTCGGTTCTGCCGATGCCTCATCCGCTGTCTCCTCCTGTTACGAATCCACCACTTCCCTGTGCACAGGGATCAGTACAGAGACCGAGTCCCAGTGCAGCACGCTTGATGGCAGAAACCGCAGTCATAACTGCGTTCGTAGGGATTCCAATGTCTCCGAGAGCAGTAATCAAAGCTGTAGCACACTAACTACTGACCAATGGACATACAAAGTTCCTCCAAAGGATCAGCTTACCTCAAGTTGCTCCTCACCTGTCAGTCACATATACAACAGTCAGGAACATTCTCCAAGCAAGACAGACACAAGCTCATTGCTCTCAATGGACAACGACGGGTATTACACCTCCATGCATCTGGACTCCGGATTGAAGTCACACAGCCACGGCTGCATCAATAAAGCAGCAAACGCAAGGCACAGTATGTACGAGTGCAAGGACCACCACAGTCAAGGCGATCGTGCAAGTCTGCATAGCAATCGGTCGCTGACTCGCAGCATTTCCCTGCGGAAAGCCAAGAGGCCTCCGCTCCCACCAGCAAGGACAGACTCCTTAAGACGCAAACCCCAGAGAAAGCCTCATCACACTGGAACAGTCCTTAGCGAGCAATTGATCTCCAGCCTTCAACAGTCCTTAGAACTCAACCTGCAAACTCACAGTGCATCCTTGTCCGGACAAGCCCCCTGCAGTGGGTTTGAAGATCCTTGGGTGCTCCGGCCCAGAAGCCAGAGCACTGTCAGCGCAACGAGTAGTGGGATGTCGGCACCTGCTGCCGTGTGTCCGGTCACGCCTACACACAGTGACAGCAGCAGTCAGCCCTCAGACTATGCTGAGTCATGGGACTTCTACATGGATTGCCCAGGTCCCCGATCCGTGCAAGGTCTGTATTCTCAAATGATGAGATCTGCAGGTTCTGAGGAAAATCCAGGGGTCATGAGCAACGGATCATACAACAATGGATTCCCATCAGCACACTGCAATGATAACGGGATTAAGTTGAAACCAGTGTCATCACCTGACAAGATTCATCGTTTGACTTCACCATCGAGCGGTTATTCAAGCCAGTCCAACACTCCAACAGCAGGCACCCCTGTTACTTCTTTAATAAGAGCAAAGTCTCCAGCAGGGAGGCCAAAACCAAAAGTGCCAGAGAGAAAGTCCTCCCTGTTATCTTCTGTGTCCTCCTCCTCCACATCTCTTTCCTCCAACACCTCAGATTCCATTAAGAATATCCCTCCACCTCTACCTGACATAACTTCTCAATGTGTGACACCTGGCCCCACTTCCAAAACTCTTACAGCTACCACAAAAGACTCAACCCCACCTCCTCTTCCTGATGTATCGTCTGCTTCTGAAGAGAATTCACCTTCACATTCATCCCCACCTGAAATGTGTGAAAGCCTCCTTAATGACTCTCTAGATTTCACCCCTCCTCCACCAAAGGTTTCTGAATCTCTGTCATTGAATGATGGTACAATTAACACCCCACTTCTTTCTCCCAAGCCCTCATCATGCATTCCCACTCCTCCTCCCCCTCCACCGCCTCCGCCGTTACCAGAGGGTCTTCAAACAGCTGCCATTTGTAAAACAGAAACTTCTTGTAAATCatctaaatgtaaatctacagtgCCTGTGGAGATTGAAAAGGGACTTGATTGTACCGAAGACTCGCAGAGGCCTCAGAGACCAAAAATCACTGCCCAAGCTCTGCAGATGGTGCACCTACGACCTGTCAAGCTCAAACATattgaaagtatttttacaacAGTCAGTGTTAAACGTATTGATGGCCAAGCACAACGTGACTCTCAAAAACGCTCAGGGAAATCCCTGAAAAAGGAGACTGCAAAGCAAACAGTCACTGCTAATTGTGAAGCTGAAAATCCTGTGAAAATCTCTGAATCATCAGTGAACAAATGTATGCAAAATCTCCTTGAAGCATCATCCTGTTCATTAACCCCAGGCCCAGATGACTATTTCAACAATACTAAAACTTGCCAGAATGTTCCAACACCCATGGAATTTCCAGAGCCTTTTAGCACATCTTATGATTTAACTTTTCATGAGATTCAGCAGTGCACAAACTCCTCACCTACACCACAAAGTACTCTCTTGAAACAAAAGCCTCCTATATCTCCAAAGAAGCCCAATCTCTCCCTTATTATTCCACCTAACAATAACGTATCAGTCTCTAATGGACTCCAGCTTCAACAGGCTCAAGAAACAGAAGTGACCCCTGAGCCAGACGTAGTGAATGGTACATTCTCCACAAATATAATTAATTTGCAAGAGTTCCCATTAGAGCTGGAGGCAGAGGAAGAAAGTGACTCAGGCTCCTCGACCCCTGTGGTCAAAAGCAGACTGTCTCTCAGTAGTGAATTGTCATCAAGCAgtttgcaagacctggaactCTCTGATCTCATTCTGCATGATCATGAGTTTGAACTGAACGACTTGGGGCTCAGTGATGATAAAAGCACATCAGATGATGGTTCAAGCAGCAGCTCGGGATCCATCAGCTTTAAAGAGGAAAATGAAGACAACG GTGCTGGGTTCGACTCGAGCGTGGAAAGCTCACCGGCTGAGAACGCTAAAGGAGGGTCTGTGGAGGAGATGGTGACGCCTGTTCGTCACCGAACTACAGAGGATCTTTTTGCTGCCATTCATAG GTCAAAGAGGAAGGTTCTGGGCCGTGGTGACTCTGAGGAGGAGCGCGGTCGTAATATCCCCCCCTCCCCGCCCATTACCCCAACCGGCTCCTGTCCCAGCCTGCCCTCCTTGCCTCGACAGACTAGCTCCATTCAGCGCAACCTGCGTCGGTCGTCCACCAGCAACGACAGCTTCAAAGCTCTGCTGCTCAAGAAGGGCAGCCGCTCCGAGTCGAGCTTCCGAATGTCGGCTTCTGAGATTCTCAAATGCACAGATCCCCGTGTTCAAAGGGCCCCTGAGTCCCCACAATCTGATGGCCTGTGTACCTCTCCGACACGCACCAGGAGGGCGGCAGAGGAATGGGCACGTACTGAAGGTACCCTTCACCGTCTGTCCGCCGGACAAACGTGCTTGAAATACGGGCGCTCGCGCACACCGCCCTCCGCAGCCAGCAGCCGGTACAATACCCGTAGTCACATTCCCAACAGGCCAATGACTGCCATCTctgaaagagagggagaggtgGCAGAGTCACAGGACTGCTGCATCGGTACCGACAGTTCTTTCACGCTGCCGCTGTCCTCCAGCGGTACAGTCTGTGCTCAAGGCAGCACTTAA